From Salmo salar chromosome ssa09, Ssal_v3.1, whole genome shotgun sequence:
gcactactacaaccacctccaccaacaccaccacaactacaaccaccactactacaaccacctccaccacaaCCAACAGCACTACTACAACCaactccaccaacaccaccactactacaaccacctccaTCACAACCAACAgcactactacaaccacctccaccaacaccaacactactacaaccaccactacaaccactacaaccacctccaccaccacctccactactacaaccacctccaccaccaccaccactactacaaccaccactacctccaccaacaccaacaccaccaccaccaccaccaccactaccaccaccacttcaaccacctccaccaccaccactacaaccaccactacctccaccaacaccaacaccaccaccaccacctccaccaccactaccaccaccaccaccaccaccaccactaccaccacctccaccaacaccaccactacaaccacctccaccaccaccaccactaccaccacctccaccaccaccaccactacaaccacctccaccaacaccaccactacaaccacctccaccaccaccaccacttcaaccaccaccaccaccacctccaccaccaccaccactacaaccacctccaccaacaccaccactacaaccacctccaccaccaccaccactacaaccacctccaccaccaacaccaccactactacaaccacctccaccaacaccaccactacaaccaccactacaaccacctccaccaccaccaccaccaccaccacctccaccaccaccaccaccacttcaaccacctccaccaccaccaccactacaaccacctccaccaccaccaccactacaaccaccactacaaccacctccaccaccacctccaccaccacctccaccaccaacaccaccactacaaccaccactacaaccacctccaccaccaccaccactacaaccacctccaccaccaccactacaaccacctccaccaccaccaccactacaaccacctccaccaacaccaccactactacaaccacctccaccaccaccaccactacaaccacctccaccaacaccaccaccactacaaccacctccaccaacaccaccaccactacaaccacctccaccaccaccaccactacaaccaccaatacaaccacctccaccaccaccaccactacaaccacctccaccaacaccaccaccactacaaccaccactacctccaccaacaccaccactactacaaccaccactacctccaccaccaccaccactacaaccacctccaccaacacctctactactaccaacacctctactaccacctctactaccaccacctctactactaccaccacctctactaccaccacctcaacTATTACAACCacctctactattaccaccacctctactactaccaccacctctactatcaCCCtctctactattaccaccacctctactatttccaccacctctactactaccaccagctCTACTACTATCACCAGCTCTACAATTACCagaacctctac
This genomic window contains:
- the LOC123724115 gene encoding basic proline-rich protein-like encodes the protein MEALLQPPPPTPTLLQPPLQPLQPPPPPPPLLQPPPPPPPLLQPPLPPPTPTPPPPPPPLPPPLQPPPPPPLQPPLPPPTPTPPPPPPPPLPPPPPPPPLPPPPPTPPLQPPPPPPPLPPPPPPPPLQPPPPTPPLQPPPPPPPLQPPPPPPPPPPPLQPPPPTPPLQPPPPPPPLQPPPPPTPPLLQPPPPTPPLQPPLQPPPPPPPPPPPPPPPPPLQPPPPPPPLQPPPPPPPLQPPLQPPPPPPPPPPPPPTPPLQPPLQPPPPPPPLQPPPPPPLQPPPPPPPLQPPPPTPPLLQPPPPPPPLQPPPPTPPPLQPPPPTPPPLQPPPPPPPLQPPIQPPPPPPPLQPPPPTPPPLQPPLPPPTPPLLQPPLPPPPPPLQPPPPTPPPPPPTPPPPPTPPPPPTPPPPPPPPTPPPPPTPPPPPPPPTPPPPPTPPPPPPLLPPPLLLPPPPPTPPPPPTPPPPQPPPLLLPPPLLPPPLLLPPPPPTPPPPPTPPPPPPLLLPPPPPTPPPPPTPPPLLLPTPLLPPSTTTLSTITTT